In Streptomyces puniciscabiei, a single genomic region encodes these proteins:
- a CDS encoding N-acetylglucosamine kinase — MGLTAPESGSVLAIDAGNSKTDVAVVTAAGEVLATARGGGFRPPAVGVAAALDALAEPVARAFGESGVTSVSHVSACLANADLPVEEEQLATALRARGWGASVSVRNDTFAILRAGVAEPRGVAVVCGAGINCVGMRPDGRTARFPAIGRISGDWGGGWGLTEEALWFAARAEDGRGGPTALARTLPSHFGLPSMYALIEALHLEHIDHDRRHELTPVLFTTAADGDPVARSIVARLAEEVTVLATVALARLDLLDEETPVLLGGSVLTAGHALLDDGIRDLLATRAPKADVHVVTASPVLGAALLGLDRLGADAEARERARGYWEPGRAGLPAGRAGG; from the coding sequence GTGGGCCTGACCGCACCTGAATCCGGGAGTGTCCTCGCGATCGACGCGGGCAACAGCAAGACCGACGTGGCCGTGGTCACCGCCGCCGGGGAGGTGCTGGCCACGGCCCGCGGAGGTGGTTTCCGCCCGCCCGCGGTGGGGGTGGCGGCGGCGCTGGACGCGCTGGCGGAACCGGTGGCGCGGGCCTTCGGGGAGTCGGGCGTCACCTCCGTGTCCCATGTCTCGGCCTGCCTGGCCAACGCCGATCTCCCGGTGGAGGAGGAGCAGTTGGCGACGGCGCTCCGGGCACGCGGCTGGGGTGCCTCGGTGTCGGTCCGCAACGACACCTTCGCGATCCTGCGGGCGGGCGTCGCCGAGCCGCGCGGGGTGGCCGTGGTGTGCGGGGCGGGCATCAACTGCGTCGGCATGCGCCCCGACGGCCGTACCGCGCGCTTTCCGGCCATCGGACGGATCTCCGGTGACTGGGGCGGGGGCTGGGGCCTGACGGAGGAGGCGCTGTGGTTCGCGGCCCGCGCGGAGGACGGCCGGGGCGGGCCGACGGCGCTCGCCCGCACCCTCCCCTCGCACTTCGGTCTGCCGTCCATGTACGCCCTGATCGAGGCCCTGCACCTGGAGCACATCGACCACGACCGCCGCCACGAACTGACCCCGGTGCTCTTCACGACGGCGGCGGACGGCGACCCGGTGGCCCGCTCGATCGTCGCCCGGCTCGCGGAGGAGGTGACGGTGCTGGCCACGGTGGCGCTGGCCCGCCTGGACCTGCTCGACGAGGAGACGCCGGTCCTGCTGGGCGGCAGCGTCCTGACCGCCGGTCACGCCCTCCTCGACGACGGCATCCGCGACCTGCTGGCCACCCGCGCCCCCAAGGCCGACGTCCACGTGGTCACGGCGAGCCCGGTCCTGGGCGCGGCCCTGCTGGGCCTGGACCGCCTGGGCGCGGACGCGGAGGCGCGGGAGCGGGCGCGGGGGTACTGGGAGCCCGGAAGAGCCGGCCTGCCCGCCGGACGCGCGGGCGGCTGA
- a CDS encoding 6-phospho-beta-glucosidase — protein sequence MKLTVVGGGSTYTPELIDGFARLRDTLPIEELVLVDPAAERLELVGGLARRIFAKQGHPGRIVTTADLDAGVDGADAVLLQLRVGGQAARQQDETWPLECGCVGQETTGAGGLAKALRTVPVVLDIAERVRRTNPRAWIIDFTNPVGIVTRALLQAGHRAVGLCNVAIGFQRKFAGLLGVTPADVHLAHVGLNHLTWETGVRLGGPEGDNVLPKLLGEHGDTIADDLRLPRPLLDRLGVVPSYYLRYYYAHDEVVRELRTKPSRAAEVAAMERELLTMYGDPALDEKPALLARRGGAYYSEAAVDLAAALLGGGGSPYQVVNTFNRGTLPFLPDDAVIEVQAAVGPAGPAPLPVPELDPLFSGLIANVTAYEDLALEAALRGGRDRVFRALLAHPLIGQYAYADALTDQLIAHNREHLAWA from the coding sequence GTGAAACTCACTGTGGTGGGCGGAGGCTCGACCTACACGCCCGAACTCATCGACGGCTTCGCGCGTCTGCGCGACACCCTGCCCATCGAGGAACTCGTCCTGGTGGACCCGGCCGCTGAGCGCCTGGAGCTGGTGGGCGGGCTGGCCCGCCGGATCTTCGCCAAGCAGGGCCATCCCGGCCGGATCGTCACCACCGCCGACCTGGACGCCGGCGTCGACGGCGCCGACGCCGTGCTGCTCCAGCTGCGCGTCGGCGGCCAGGCGGCCCGGCAGCAGGACGAGACCTGGCCGCTGGAGTGCGGCTGCGTCGGCCAGGAGACCACCGGCGCGGGCGGCCTGGCCAAGGCGCTGCGCACGGTCCCGGTGGTCCTCGACATCGCCGAGCGGGTGCGCCGTACCAACCCGCGTGCCTGGATCATCGACTTCACCAACCCGGTCGGCATCGTCACCCGCGCCCTGCTCCAGGCCGGGCACCGGGCGGTCGGACTGTGCAACGTGGCGATCGGCTTCCAGCGGAAGTTCGCGGGCCTGCTCGGCGTGACCCCGGCGGATGTGCACCTCGCCCATGTGGGCCTCAACCACCTCACGTGGGAAACCGGTGTGCGCCTGGGTGGCCCCGAAGGCGACAACGTCCTCCCGAAGCTCCTCGGCGAGCACGGCGACACCATCGCCGACGACCTGCGCCTCCCGCGCCCCCTCCTGGACCGCCTGGGCGTGGTCCCCTCCTACTACCTGCGCTACTACTACGCCCACGACGAGGTGGTGCGCGAGCTGCGCACCAAGCCGTCCCGGGCGGCCGAAGTCGCCGCCATGGAACGGGAGTTGCTGACGATGTACGGCGACCCGGCCCTGGACGAGAAGCCGGCACTGCTGGCCAGGCGGGGCGGGGCGTACTACTCGGAGGCGGCGGTGGACCTGGCGGCCGCGCTGCTGGGCGGTGGGGGAAGCCCCTACCAGGTGGTGAACACCTTCAACCGGGGCACGCTGCCGTTCCTGCCCGACGACGCGGTGATCGAGGTCCAGGCCGCGGTCGGCCCGGCGGGCCCCGCCCCGCTGCCGGTGCCTGAGCTGGATCCCCTGTTCTCCGGGCTGATCGCGAACGTGACGGCGTACGAGGACCTGGCCCTGGAGGCGGCGCTGCGCGGCGGCCGGGACCGCGTCTTCCGCGCCCTGCTGGCGCATCCGCTGATCGGCCAGTACGCGTACGCCGACGCCCTCACCGACCAGCTGATCGCACACAACCGGGAGCACCTCGCGTGGGCCTGA
- a CDS encoding carbohydrate ABC transporter permease, producing the protein MTQVLDKPVEVRAPAAAAERTARRRALLEWIAVHSLGVAAALFFTLPFVFVFLTSLMSDTQALSRDLIPHTWEWGNYKSVLDTPGFLTWWKNTLVYAGLGTVLTVVSSIPVAYALAKFRFRGRNLSLMLVISMMMLPPQVVIIPMYLFWAKQLDLSGTLWPLIIPMAFGDAFSIFLLRQFLMTIPNEYLDAAKVDGCGDLRTLLKVVLPMARPGIAAVALFQFFYAWNDYFGPQIYASENPGAWTLSYGLESFKGAHHTDWNLTMAATVLVMAPVILVFFFAQKAFVEGVTLTGVKG; encoded by the coding sequence CGTACCGCCCGGCGCCGGGCGCTCCTCGAATGGATCGCGGTCCACTCCCTCGGCGTCGCCGCCGCGCTGTTCTTCACCCTCCCGTTCGTGTTCGTGTTCCTGACCTCGCTGATGAGCGACACCCAGGCACTCAGCCGTGATCTGATCCCGCACACCTGGGAGTGGGGCAACTACAAGAGCGTGCTCGACACCCCCGGCTTTCTGACCTGGTGGAAGAACACGCTGGTCTACGCGGGCCTCGGCACCGTCCTGACCGTGGTGTCCTCCATTCCGGTGGCGTACGCGCTCGCCAAGTTCCGCTTCCGGGGCCGCAACCTGTCGCTCATGCTGGTGATCTCGATGATGATGCTGCCCCCGCAGGTGGTCATCATCCCGATGTACCTGTTCTGGGCGAAGCAGCTGGACCTGTCCGGCACGCTGTGGCCGCTGATCATCCCGATGGCGTTCGGTGACGCGTTCTCCATCTTCCTGCTGCGGCAGTTCCTGATGACGATCCCGAACGAGTACCTGGACGCCGCGAAGGTGGACGGCTGCGGCGACCTCAGAACCCTGCTGAAGGTCGTCCTGCCCATGGCCAGGCCCGGCATCGCGGCCGTCGCCCTCTTCCAGTTCTTCTACGCCTGGAACGACTACTTCGGCCCGCAGATCTACGCGTCCGAGAACCCCGGCGCCTGGACCCTGTCCTACGGCCTGGAGTCCTTCAAGGGCGCCCACCACACCGACTGGAACCTCACCATGGCCGCGACCGTGCTGGTCATGGCCCCCGTGATCCTCGTGTTCTTCTTCGCCCAGAAGGCGTTCGTGGAGGGCGTCACCCTCACCGGAGTAAAGGGTTGA